ATGCTATGAAATAGGAAAGAGCCAGAATCCATGCTGCCTCAGTAACCCACCGAACTTTTCAGGCAAGTCAGCAATAGCATGCCTTAGGCGGCGGAGGGTCATGTTTGACGTAACATggtaaaataaaaagcaaacatGAGTCAGGAGGAAGGTAGTATGCGGTACCTGCACCGAAAAAATTAACCAGAGTGCATGATAAGCAACTGACAGATGATTAAGAAAGGCGTAACTAGTCAACGTCTCAAATTTATGGCTCacattattcattttccacgaCGGAAATGTATAAGAAGCTCCCAAAACTGTGAAGAAGTAGTGCGTCCAAAAGTAATTCCCAACGTAACTAAAGATTATTATCCAGAGACTCGCCTGCCAAAGCATGGTTAAATGTCAGGGTGGAAGAGCAGCTCTTACTGGAGATCCTAATATCCAGCTAAATGATGTCCACAAAAAGGCCAGCTTCGCATAGTGGATGAGTAAAATGTCACATGTACAGTCATCTTTAACTCAAAGAGAAGAGATATTGCATTTACCAGGACGATTCTTACTTTAGGCAAATAACATAAAGTTGAAGCATTCACAGCCTTCGGGGAACTTGCTTTAATGTGCTGTAATGCAACTTCTAGGTTGATGCTCCCGTACTCATGTAATTCAGATAATTTAACCAGGCCATCACCACTGAACACCATATGGGCAGGATATATAATGCAAAGGCACATAAAAATGCTCAAATGTTCCACTAAACCGTAACAACAGATACAAAGTTTAAAGCCCTAGCTCTTTACAGAATCAAAATTTGTCAGCTTTTCTTAAGTATATTGTGAGTCACAGGAGCTGAACCCACGACATGGAATCTATACATAAACAATTCAGGTTTGACGTGTTCTCTATAATTGCAAATCAAAATGCAATCTGAACAGTGATCCAACATTACTTCCATCAGACCGACTCAACATATTTTTCCTAGACACAAAGTAGAAGTAGCTAGCAGACTCTGCACATCATATGCATGAATCAACAAGGCAACATGTGAAACAAAGCTGTTCTAGGCACTTCATCACCAAAATGTGTGATCCGTCAGCGGTATACCCTAAAATTGATGTTACTGAGTCCAAACATAGATGAGCAATATATATCATGGAAGTAGCTTTTGGAGCATTAAGAATATGGACAATTGTGCCCCTAAAAGTACTTGCCTTGACCCAATAGCGATCCTTCCAGCACAAACTGCTATCCGCCTGCACAAGTACGAGAATTTAAGAACATTCCATATCAAAAAGAAGTTCTAGCACCTCAGGGTGATATCTAATAGTATTTATGATGAGCAaattcatctttttcctttcttgcagAAAGCAAATTCCAGTTTAACACCTTTTTTTAGACTTAAAACTGAGAACACAATCAGAGTTCCAAGCAAGGGTTTATGCAGTATTCAGGAGAACCAAAGCATTGAGCATACATGAAAATCCATACTAGAGTTTAAGGGATGATTTCATTCAAGTGACATGTAAGTCCATTAAGAAAGTCAACAAACATACCTGCCCGACAACTACCATCGGTATCAGGAATGCAGGAACTGCTGACACCAACCCCAGAAGCAAGTACTCTAACTCCGTAAAGCTCTGTCATTTGATGCAAGGAGAAAATCATACAGTTACTTAGACTGAGTATGTTCTTCAATCAAGCatgtgcattttatttttttgggggaatTCTGCCTGGAGGTTATGAGAAATGCAAGATAAGAGCTGCAATGTATCATCCTATCTATTCTTCATTACTTTAACATTCAGTTTGGATGAAACGATTAGAAGGGATGagaaagaatataaaatgatcATGCCTTTGGATGGAATGGTGAAGATGGAGGGAGAAGGATTAGGAAAACCAGTGCAGCCAGTTTTATGTAGTTTCTAAATTTCTCCTAACATCTATGGAGGGACTCAGAGGGATTCATACAACATAtaaagaaaattctctttttctccataaGTACCCTTATTCTATCTGAAGtttcaaaatcataaaaaagataTCAAGGTTCATTTTGAATACATTTCCGTTCTATTCCCTCATCAGCATCCGAACAACATTTTAGTTCAAACtttctatttcatttcttttcgtATAATTATCTGAATTCTTTCCATTCCCTCCATTCCCTCCATTCCCTCCTAATCACTCTATCCAAACTGAGTGTAGAAGTGGATGAATTCACAGCAAACTCGTCTTCATGACTTCCATCACTCTccaaccctccccctcccttcccCCACAAAAAAGATGAAGACAAAGGGAATGATCGAAAGGTCTCTCGCAAAGCTGAtgcatcaccatctctctcctccgttGACACAAACATGAAGGAGAGAGGAATACATAGATGATTATTCCTTCCTAGAAAGAAATCAGATGCTCGATTCACTCCTTAACTTACGTAAAAACACCTGCTTTTGTTTTCGCCAGTTCTGTCAATGTACCATCTTTTTTCGATTTATCCCCCCCCTTCGTCGATAAAATAAGTTACCCAGCTCAGCTTCGGACTGACACTAAAGGGACAAACTCGACGCGAGATGGGAAAGTCCGAGTGCCTCCCGGAAAACTGGACACTCACGAATCACGAACAAAAAACCCACTCGAGCAAACCAAAACCCCCTTTTCTCAACGAAAACCCACAACAGCAAATGCAAATGAATACGAAATTCGgcaaagaaagacaaaaaaattcaaacttggGTCGCGAAGGATCGAGACGGACCTCGTAGAGCTTGTAAGGGACGACGATGCCGAGCGCGAGAGTGAGCCAGAACGGCGtgtagaagagaaagaagagctCCCCATCTCTTGCTCGGGTTCGGAGCGAGCCACAAGCTCGAgctcggcgacggcggaggagaAGAAGCCGATTTCGTGCCGCCTGCGCATCCGGCGCGAAACCAAGAGGAAGCATAAACCTCAGCATCGGAGGTCGATCAGAGGGAATGGCCAAAGAGACAAAGAGACAAAGAGAATGAGTTCGACGGAGACGAGGAGATTATTACCGGAGGACATGGCGAGGCGTCCGTGTCGTCTTCGAGAGTGAGGTGTCGCCGCCGTCGGTCGGTGGTGGATGGTGGAGCTGCGGGTGAGGTGAGGTGAGGCgaggcgaggtcggccttgaTGCTGCCGCCGGAGTGCCAGCGCACGCCCCCCACGTGGTGCTGTCGAATCTTTTTGTCGTACTACACGGAatttaaaatggaaaaacaaagaCAACGTTACAGAAATGTAGTAGGATGCTCTTTTGATACTCGACTTCGAGATATTGAGCGAGGATATGATAAAAAAGATCGGGAAAAGAAAACAGTAAAAATTATCGTGCTTTGCGAGAACTGTTGCAATATTAAAACAGCGTGAATATATCATATGGCGACTTTTCAAAGTAAATAGTCACGTGAACAAGGGGCCCGTATGACTATGGACTAAATCCAAAAATGGAACTGTTCTCCTAAAGCCCCTTAAGCGTGTAAAGGTGGcaaaatttttttgactacgggtgcgtttgggaaccacttcccaaagcccctttgaaGTCTAAAGATACTTGGCCAAATGCTTTGGGCCGTTTGGAAAACTTTGAGCTCCATTACCTAAACGCCAAAGATTTGTGAAGCTGAAAGCCAGGCGGGGAcctaccttgggctttcggcattTCGGCATGCCCACACGGCACtgttcatattatttttttccgaaattatcctcacaaatttttagtttttaggttcttgcccttgtgtcgcgactgttcatcttctccagggGTTCCGTTCGGGCGATTGCGAGCGGCGATCGCTAGAGGGACGCCGGCGATCGTCGGGGGTGGCGCGACCGCCGGAGGTGGCGCAACCGACGCCGTGAGGTGGCGCGACCGAGGGCCTGGTCGCCGCATGCCCCTCGAGATGCGGGCGGCGGgcggtcttcttcttccgcgaGCTTCTTCTTTCGCGAGCGGTCGTTGGCGACCGTCGCCCCAGGACGGCGACGCCGAGGGGTGGCGCGACCGCCGCGACCCACGGCGAGATCCGGGTCACCGCGACCCAAATCAGGGGCGGCGggggtcgcgggaggacctcgccgcccccgtctgggtcgcgcgacctcgcggccctCGGATGCAGGTCGCGGCGGCatcgcgcgacctccgcgacctcgccgccccgagatcgggggcggcgaggtcgcgcaaccCGCCGCGACCAGatccgggcggcgaggtcctcccgcgaccttcCGCCCTGTGATCCGGCGTCGCCGAGGTCGCCGAGGTGtgacggcgtcgcgcgacccggcttgcccagatccggcgtTGCTTGGGAGTCACCGGAGGTGGCGGAGGTCGCCGGCCTTGcccttttggtcaattttttaatttttgttttgataatttttttttttaccacaaatatcatttgtaaatgtaattcccaaacgctattttgctcaaaatactttacaaagagctttcaaagtacaatttaccaaacacggttgcatttttgaaaacacctttaactcaaagatatttgcattttaaaggcttttcccaaaagtggttcccaaacgcaccctaccTTTCCCAAATCCAAGCCTTTGGCTTTCTCGACATGCTGGCTTTCAAGGCaagtgaaaatattattttaaaattgtccTAGCTAATCATTTGTTTTGTTGATTTTACCCTCGAtaactgttcatcatcttcatcttcttgccTTCCTCTTTCTTGACCGGTGGTTGCCGGCGATGGTAGGCGGATGGGCAAAGGGCAAGCGGCGCGGTGAATGGTAGGTGGTTTGGCTAGGGTCTGCGACCCTTTGACGAGTCACCCACACACGGGATGCGGGCGACAAGGGTTACGACAACCTAGATCTGGTCGTGGCAACTAGATTGCGCTGACCTCGCGAAGGTCGCGGCATGGTAGGTTGCGCTAATCGTCCAATGAGGGTCGTTGCAACTCGGATCTCGTGATTTGGTTGCGATCTCGGTTGTGGCGACCCTCGGCGTGCCGCGTCCTCCGCACGCGACCCTAGCCGGACACTCGCCCTTTGCCACACCACCCACCCCTTGCTAGACCGCCTATCATTTGCCGATAACTATTAGCTCTTTGTCGGCGAGTCACCAAGCCTTTAGCCAatcaactctctttttttttttttttttaataacaaaattcttttgcaaatttaattcgTCCTAacactattttactcaaaaatacttaacaataaattttcacaaataggatttgccaaacacaatttgcattttgaaaaactcatttaactaaaaatctttacattttctcaaagactttccccaaaagacTTCCCAAATACACCCTAAATATAAGTCTATCTTTTTCATAGCTATTCAAATGCTTtcctaaattaatcaattttttactTCCCCCATTTTTAGGTCGCATGTGCGGGAGCTCTTTTGCTAGCATTGTTACAATTATTGAAAAAAGAGAGATCCATCCGGCTATAATTTAACATTTTATTGGAGCTCAAAGCCTGACGATCTAAGCTGAATTTCTTCGCCCTTGAACCCTGATCTGAATCTTTGATCGTGTTGAAGTCATTGTGGATATGTCAAGTCCCTTGCTGCACGATAGTTTTGTGGTGGCATCACTCTTGAAGCTGCTCTCTTTTTGGTTCTTGCTGTGCACATTTACTGAACGAAAATCGCAGGGAGGCATGGTAGTGGCCGTGTCGACTTGGCCGTCGGAATGAAAAGCCGTGGAGTGTATGGAAAGAAACTCCCGGCGGGACCATCCTTTTCGTTGCCGAGTCGAGGATTCCCTCGCCCTCAAGTATGCAGAACTAAGCGGATTGGTGGTTCGATGACTCTTTCGTGGAGAAGATCATGGAGACGACTATCTGTTTCGGTCGCCGGTGGGGAAAGCCCCTTCAGCCCTTGCAGGCACGATATTTTATCATCCGGGAGTGACTAACCAAGCTCACTTTGCTGGATTTATCCGGCTTTACAGGCATTTATGTTCTATGGTGTTCAGTGCATGTAGAGGAATACTCGGGAAATGACATCGGTGTATACCGTTGGAGATTTACCTTTCGAAATTCAAAATCTCTCTCGACACATACTTAATTTTTAGATACATGAATGTTCTTTTGTTAGTACTGTTAAAAGAATAATAAGGATTTGAGAGTGAAGCTCGTTATTTGAGGTGATGATGGATTGTATTAGGGATTTTTATGATCTCTCGAGGGACCGATTCATCATACTAAAAATGTGACAACCTAGTATCTTTTATCGTAATTCcgatacaaaatatcatactTCATCAATCTAACAAtcaagatttatttttttttttgtgatttattgATCACCCCAAATTTTCAAGAATCGGATTCTCGAGGATTCCAGAAATGCTTGGACTCGAGGAGATGACGGTGAAGTCAACTCATCATCGTCGAATGCGCACTAAAATTCCCATAATGAAAATTTGTCATCTTTGTCCTGGCAGCCGAGCTAAGGGACTCGAGTGTAAATATAACGTGAAACTATACGATGTAGATATCAAAATACAATGGGGCCAACAAAATCAAGACAACCTAATGGTTAAAGGAAAGATGCCCAAACTTGTTGCCACTCTGTGAATTGGTGACTGCACAAAATCCTTCTCACACAGTAGCATGAAGAAGCGAGAAAATATTATGGGTCATCACGGTCCTAGAACATTCTAAGTATAAAAACTTGGCGACCGCGGTCCAAAACTATTCCACAAGTCACACACTACATGAATTGACCCCAGATGTTGCAGCGACCAAATCAACTCCGGTCGATCCCATTGCATAATGGAGgattttttaccatcaaaataGTTAGTTCCCAGGATGTGGATTCCACACATCACCAGAAGTATTAACTCGGCATCTCATTGTGTAAGCAATTCACATGATGTTCGCTAACCCagattaagaaaacacaaacaaacaaaccaaTTTACCTTAGTATCACTTTGatggagaattaccaaaaaagttttaaacttattgtaattgtactaatttagtattaattttttttgtcaatttaatcttaaacattttacaattatgccaattcaattcatctaTACTGACGTGAATGACAGCTGTTATCGACCATTTGATGAACACTAATGTGGCaagttttaataatatttttttttttcgatttttaattattgttattattattattattatcaccatcatcttcttctctttggctTTCTTACCATTCTATGGCCAGCGAGGCTCCAATGAGGCTCGCGAGAGAGGCCAGCCTTGGCCTGACCTTGTTGTAGGCGAAGGTGGCCTCGATTGCTGTTGGCAAGGCCATGGCGGTCAGTGACGAAGCCGATTCGGTGGATGGCTCGAGGAttgaggacgaggaggagggcGACGATGAAGGGGTCAGGGTTTGCTTGAAAGCAAGCTTGGCATTGGACAACTGCTACTCCTTGAGCTGCAGGTTGTAGAAACCACAAATCGAAAAACccaacaaacaaacatatccATATCTACCCATCTACAGGTCCTCTCTTTCCTCCAAACACACCAAATCAAAATTGCCGTCGCTAGAGACCTCAAGAGGTCAGAGAGAAGGAGATTGGCCTTGGCCACGGTCCTAGGCCTaacctagatctaggcgaggcacGAGGATGGACGAGGATTGTGACCCTCGTCGACGGTTGACGAGGGCTTTGCAGTCATCATCTAGTGGCTGGCAAGCCTCACGGAGCCTCGTTGGCCACTGCAGGATAAGGAtgtcaaaaaaggaagaagagaaaaagaaaagaaaaattaattaagaaattcgaaaaataaaaaatattatttaaaaattgccacttTAGTATTTGCCACACGGACAGCGTCGGCTGACATCCACGTCATTGTTGACCAGTCAAATTTGatcgaatggactgaattgacacaattgtaaaaggtttatgactaaattaacccaaaaaaagtttaggatttgattggtacaattgcaataggtttatgatttttggtaattcttccaCCATCTTGCTGGATGATAATAGCCCTAGGCTTCACGACTTGGTTGCCATTAATCTTGACGTCGAGCCTCTGGCCTTTGGAGTCACGGCTGTTCTTGGTGCTGCCGGCCCCTTTCTTGTGCAATGCACTTGATCGTCCATGGGAACTTCACCGAGCAAGAGATGAAGAGCTTCAAGTCATCAATTACGGGCACGGCTGCCTCTGTCGAAGGAGGATGAAGAGCTTGAACGTAAGGAGAGATCACTGCGATACATCAGATTCAAAGTACCGCGTGAGGTTGCTGTGGCCCTATCAGCCATAGTCCACTCCACCAGTTGGATCTAAGACAAGTAACGGAGAGGGAAAAATAATGAATCAAAGAGGCGATGACGGAGGTTGGAACGAAGAGAGACACCTTTTGGGGAGAATACCTTCCTTCTTTGAACGAAGgcgaagaaagagagagaaaaaagagtggaagaggaagagagtgtGTCTCACAAATAGAGACAGAAGCAAGGGGACTGAGAAGGTAACGGAGAGAAAACTAagggaattttgaaaaatttgaaaagtgggACCTATTTGCACATGTGGCCATTAATGAATAGAGTGAACTTTTTTGATGTCGAGGGGCTAATCTAACGcaatattttcttccaaacTCAATGAGGTAGAAATCGATGTCTCGAATTATGCTATTGGTGGTACGCTAATGCATAGAGGACACCCAGTGGTGTTCAAATCAAAGAAGTTGAATGAGACCAAATGGCAATATAAGATCCAAGAGAAGTAGATAATGGTGGCGATGCACTGTCTTCATGCGTGGCAACACTACTTCTTGGGATCGCAATTTGTCATAATGGCTAATACTGTAGTCACAAGTTACTTCTAGCAGAAGAAGCCGAACTCAAAGCAAACTTGTTAGCAAGACTTTCTTGCGGAATTTGATTACGTATTGGAGTACAAACCTCGGATGGCTAATTCCGTGGCCAAAGCACTTAGCCAAAAGATGGAGTTGGCAATTATTTGCCATGGACCAAGCGAATCAAGGAGGAGTTACAACATGATCCTAGCACTAGGGCCCATGCAAGAGAGGGCAAGACTCAACAATTCTGATGCGAAGGCAACCTACTTTACACCAAGGGGCAACATTGTATGTCCCTCTCCATGGGAAGTTACGGAAGGAGGTGTTATGTGAGTGCCTAGATTTCAAGTGGGCAGGCCATCCAGGACCTACCGCACGATGGCACTTGTAGAAGATTGGTATTTTTTACCACACTTGCGTGATGATGTTGAGGCCTATGTGAGTATGTGTCTTCTATGCCAACAAGACGAATTGAAGCAATGATCGCTATCGAGACTTCTTAAAACACCTTCTATCCCGGAGATGTTTTCATGGATTTCATTGTGAATTTGCCTAAGTTTGAAGGGTGTTAGACTCTCATGATCATGGTGGATCAGTTCTCCAAGTAGCAACATTGGTGCTAGCTATGAATGATTGCTCAGCTGAGAAGGCGGTTTGGCTATTCCTAAAGCACATATTTAAGTATCGGGGCATATCGCAAACGATTGTGAGTGATCGTGATCCTCATTTCATTGGCTTTTCAAACTGCTAGTGTCAAACCTCAATTCTTTGCAATTCTACATCCCCAAATGGACTATAAGATGGAGAAGGTGAATGTGTCCTTGGAGTTATACCTCTGCCATTTTGTAACCATAAACGCAAGTATTGAGCGAAGCTAATCAATGTAGGCCGGTTCTCCTATAATTTGCAGCAAAGTGATTCCACACGCTAAAGTCCTTTCGAGATCATGACAAGGCAACGATTGCTCACTCCAAGTACGGTTGCTATGAGCTATCGAGGGAGTAGCTCATTTGCATACAAGTTTGATAAGGAGTGGCATAAACAACTCTGCGCAAACTTGCCTACACAAAACTACAAAG
The sequence above is drawn from the Eucalyptus grandis isolate ANBG69807.140 chromosome 11, ASM1654582v1, whole genome shotgun sequence genome and encodes:
- the LOC104426171 gene encoding LOW QUALITY PROTEIN: cycloeucalenol cycloisomerase (The sequence of the model RefSeq protein was modified relative to this genomic sequence to represent the inferred CDS: inserted 2 bases in 2 codons), translating into MVVVGQADSSLCWKDRYWVKASLWIIIFSYVGNYFWTHYFFTVLGASYTFPSWKMNNVPHTTFLLTHVCFLFYHVTSNMTLRRLRHAIADLPEXVRWVTEAAWILALSYFIAYLETLAISNFPYYEFVDRASMYTVGXLFYAIYFIVSFPMFLRIDEKPGSPWDLPRVAVDALGAAMLVTIILDLWRIFLGPIVPVPNSKQCIQPGLPWFPGHSVEA